From one Microbacterium sp. 10M-3C3 genomic stretch:
- a CDS encoding PD40 domain-containing protein: MNDRGKWTIVAGVAAVSLGATAVVGVLAWQRFTETRSTPLAAGTSTGVAVAGDRIVFRNTEPGSAYGLVSSVALDDPSGDRTVGDVACDRVDARADQFSCLRIERGIVPSYSATLYGADEEVRARWALPGIPSRTRLSPDGSLVATTSFVTGDSYATVGFSTATSIHTADGEDRGNLEDWTLLVDGAPSAPTDRNYWGITFVDDDTFYATVGFTVSGGTALVRGDLRTRTLTTLAANVECPSLSPDGTRIAFKRVTSAAGESVHWTPAIYDIATGAVATLPEDRSIDDQIEWLDNATLLYGMPRDGAVGDSDVWRLAADGSRAPVVFIEHAWSPSVVRSGS; the protein is encoded by the coding sequence ATGAACGACCGGGGGAAGTGGACGATCGTGGCCGGCGTGGCGGCGGTGTCGCTGGGCGCGACGGCCGTCGTCGGGGTTCTCGCCTGGCAGCGCTTCACGGAGACGCGGTCGACCCCGCTGGCGGCGGGCACCTCGACCGGCGTGGCCGTCGCGGGCGACCGCATCGTGTTCCGCAACACCGAGCCCGGCAGTGCCTACGGGCTCGTCTCGAGCGTCGCGCTCGACGATCCGTCCGGCGACCGCACCGTGGGAGACGTCGCGTGCGACCGGGTGGATGCGCGCGCCGACCAGTTCTCGTGCCTGCGGATCGAGCGCGGCATCGTGCCGTCGTACTCGGCGACGCTCTACGGCGCCGACGAGGAGGTGCGCGCGCGGTGGGCGCTTCCGGGCATCCCGAGTCGCACGCGTCTGTCGCCGGACGGATCGCTCGTCGCGACGACGTCCTTCGTCACGGGCGACTCGTACGCGACCGTCGGGTTCTCGACGGCGACGAGCATCCACACCGCCGACGGCGAGGACCGCGGCAACCTCGAGGACTGGACGCTGCTCGTGGACGGAGCTCCGAGCGCTCCGACCGATCGCAACTACTGGGGCATCACGTTCGTCGACGACGACACCTTCTACGCGACCGTCGGATTCACCGTCAGCGGCGGAACCGCGCTCGTCCGCGGCGACCTCCGCACGCGCACCCTGACGACCCTCGCCGCCAACGTCGAGTGCCCGTCGCTGTCGCCCGACGGCACGCGCATCGCGTTCAAGCGCGTGACGTCCGCCGCCGGGGAGAGCGTGCACTGGACGCCCGCGATCTACGACATCGCCACCGGCGCCGTCGCGACGCTGCCCGAAGACCGCAGCATCGACGACCAGATCGAGTGGCTCGACAACGCCACTCTCCTGTACGGCATGCCGCGCGACGGCGCCGTCGGCGACTCCGACGTGTGGCGGCTCGCGGCCGACGGCTCCCGCGCGCCGGTCGTCTTCATCGAGCACGCATGGTCGCCCTCGGTCGTGCGGAGCGGGTCATGA
- a CDS encoding MFS transporter: MYISLQNAPKEAPAAAGRRAGGRTVSSTVITLGVVSMLTDISSESVSAVLPLYITGMLGLSTIAFGFLDGLYQGVSALVRVGAGYTSDRSDRPKWVAFAGYALAAVARAGLLVWTGFGALIAVITADRIGKGIRTAPRDVLITATSDPERLGHAFGVHRMLDNIGAALGPLIAFVILLVIPDGYTTVFAASFAFAVIGVVILALIVPNVRARRAAAAQRAPRFSWREIAQGRMRRVLAAAGMLGLLTIGDGFVYLVLQARSDFAAQWFPLLYVGTNVAFLAFAIPLGRLADRVGRARVFVMGHLGLLAAYVMAVLPVADIAATLLCLLFLGAFYAATDGVLSALASELTTPATRGTGIAAAQTVVAISRFVSAAAFGVLWFAVGREVSLLIVAALLVVAVPTVAVILRPLLRRRETEQA, encoded by the coding sequence GTGTACATCTCCCTGCAGAACGCGCCCAAGGAGGCGCCCGCCGCGGCCGGCCGCCGCGCCGGGGGCCGCACGGTCTCGTCGACCGTCATCACGCTCGGCGTGGTCTCGATGCTCACCGACATCTCGTCCGAGTCGGTGTCGGCCGTGCTGCCGCTCTACATCACCGGCATGCTCGGACTCTCCACGATCGCCTTCGGCTTCCTCGACGGTCTCTACCAGGGTGTCAGCGCCCTCGTCCGCGTCGGGGCCGGATACACGTCCGATCGCTCGGACAGGCCGAAGTGGGTCGCGTTCGCCGGGTACGCCCTCGCCGCGGTCGCCCGCGCCGGCCTGCTCGTGTGGACCGGCTTCGGCGCCCTCATCGCCGTCATCACGGCCGATCGCATCGGCAAGGGCATCCGCACCGCTCCGCGTGACGTCCTGATCACGGCGACGAGCGACCCGGAGCGCCTGGGCCACGCGTTCGGCGTGCACCGCATGCTCGACAACATCGGCGCGGCCCTCGGACCGCTCATCGCGTTCGTGATCCTCCTGGTCATCCCAGACGGCTACACGACGGTGTTCGCGGCGTCCTTCGCCTTCGCCGTCATCGGCGTGGTGATCCTCGCGCTCATCGTGCCCAACGTCCGCGCGCGGCGCGCGGCAGCGGCGCAGCGCGCGCCGCGCTTCTCGTGGCGCGAGATCGCGCAGGGGCGGATGCGCCGCGTGCTCGCCGCCGCCGGCATGCTGGGTCTGCTGACGATCGGCGACGGCTTCGTGTACCTCGTGCTGCAGGCGCGGAGCGACTTCGCGGCGCAGTGGTTCCCGCTGCTGTACGTCGGCACGAATGTGGCATTCCTCGCCTTCGCCATCCCGCTCGGCCGGCTGGCCGACCGGGTCGGACGCGCGCGCGTGTTCGTCATGGGACACCTCGGGCTCCTCGCCGCGTACGTCATGGCGGTGCTCCCCGTCGCCGACATCGCCGCGACGCTGCTGTGCCTGCTCTTCCTCGGGGCGTTCTACGCGGCCACAGACGGCGTGCTGTCCGCGCTGGCATCGGAGCTGACCACCCCGGCGACACGCGGCACGGGCATCGCCGCCGCCCAGACGGTCGTCGCGATCAGCCGCTTCGTGTCGGCGGCCGCGTTCGGCGTGCTGTGGTTCGCGGTCGGACGCGAGGTGTCGCTCCTGATCGTCGCCGCCCTGCTCGTGGTGGCGGTGCCCACGGTCGCGGTGATCCTTCGCCCGCTCCTTCGCCGGCGCGAGACGGAGCAGGCATGA
- a CDS encoding glycosyltransferase family 2 protein produces the protein MIGRFHTDTTARADVAVVIVTYNSARDLPGLLASLRPETADLRLRVILVDNSSTDDTRAVAAAHDDVIAVAAGGNLGYAGGINVGMARVRAGEDVLVLNPDLRVTRGAVMRLHQAAHADGSIGVTAPRILDDDGTTTDSLHHEPTVLRAFADAALGPVWRRRPARLTEWIRDAGAYASPRDADWASGAALLVRADVAARVGAWDERFFLYSEETDYCRRVRDAGYRIRYVPDAVVHHSQGGSGSSPALDALLAVNRVRYARKHAPRAAGAVRAAAILGSALRAGRSAGHSAALRHLVRASTWSSLPAARRDRSDTPAQPGPS, from the coding sequence GTGATCGGCCGGTTCCACACCGACACCACCGCGCGCGCCGACGTGGCCGTCGTGATCGTCACCTACAACAGCGCGCGCGACCTGCCGGGCCTCCTCGCGTCGCTGCGCCCGGAGACGGCGGATCTCCGGCTGCGCGTGATCCTCGTGGACAACTCCTCGACCGATGACACGCGCGCGGTGGCGGCGGCTCACGACGATGTGATCGCCGTCGCCGCGGGCGGCAACCTCGGGTACGCGGGAGGGATCAACGTCGGCATGGCGCGCGTGCGCGCGGGCGAGGACGTGCTCGTCCTCAATCCCGATCTGCGCGTGACGCGGGGAGCGGTGATGCGCCTGCACCAGGCGGCCCACGCGGACGGCTCGATCGGGGTCACCGCCCCGCGGATCCTCGACGACGACGGCACCACGACCGACTCGCTGCATCACGAGCCGACGGTGCTGCGGGCGTTCGCGGACGCCGCGCTCGGGCCGGTGTGGCGGCGGCGGCCGGCACGCCTGACGGAGTGGATCCGCGACGCGGGCGCGTACGCGTCGCCGCGCGACGCCGACTGGGCCAGCGGCGCCGCGCTGCTCGTGCGCGCCGACGTCGCCGCCCGGGTCGGCGCGTGGGACGAGCGCTTCTTCCTCTACTCGGAGGAGACGGACTACTGCCGTCGCGTGCGCGACGCCGGCTACCGCATCCGGTACGTCCCCGACGCGGTCGTCCACCACAGCCAGGGCGGGTCGGGGAGCTCGCCGGCGCTCGACGCCCTGCTGGCGGTCAACCGCGTCCGGTACGCGCGCAAGCACGCGCCGCGCGCGGCGGGTGCCGTGCGCGCGGCGGCGATCCTGGGATCGGCCCTCCGGGCCGGGCGCTCGGCCGGACATAGCGCGGCGCTGCGCCATCTCGTGCGCGCGTCGACGTGGTCCTCGCTCCCCGCCGCGCGACGCGATCGCTCCGACACGCCTGCGCAGCCCGGCCCGTCCTGA
- a CDS encoding VanZ family protein, with translation MTAVAEVGASGRRLRRGAAWALAAYVAIVGAVLLSPVSPERVVAATTALLRDDLGLAMVRQGWVEFAANIALFVPVGLLVTLVSRRVWLGVVLALALSAGAELVQELLPGRMASPRDVLANTLGAAIGAVIAALAVRAARARATRQEGTP, from the coding sequence ATGACCGCCGTGGCCGAGGTGGGCGCGTCTGGCCGGCGCCTGCGCCGAGGGGCGGCGTGGGCGCTCGCGGCCTACGTGGCGATCGTCGGCGCGGTGCTGCTCTCGCCGGTCTCGCCCGAGCGGGTGGTCGCCGCGACGACCGCGCTGCTGCGGGACGACCTGGGGCTCGCCATGGTGCGCCAGGGCTGGGTCGAGTTCGCCGCGAACATCGCACTGTTCGTGCCGGTGGGTCTGCTCGTGACCCTTGTGTCGCGGCGCGTGTGGCTCGGCGTCGTCCTGGCGCTCGCCCTGTCGGCCGGCGCCGAGCTCGTGCAGGAGCTGCTGCCCGGGCGCATGGCCTCGCCGCGCGACGTGCTCGCGAACACGCTCGGCGCCGCGATCGGCGCCGTCATCGCGGCGCTCGCGGTGCGAGCCGCCCGCGCCCGCGCCACGCGACAGGAAGGCACCCCGTGA
- a CDS encoding DUF4082 domain-containing protein, whose protein sequence is MLPPTVEEHPLRTGSRLVLALLVATCVCLATSLALVSSVVLARLSGEAATPPVATAVTVSVFGDAAAPRDPGPSPSFTAALAAASDAPVGVFSDDVVPVTPVDPDQRSVELGLRFAPRTDGTVSALRFYRTADNTGPHVGTLWGPDGEVLARATFDDTASPDGWQTVALEPAVPVHAGVLYTASYVAPSGRYAADEYWFTQATETAELTVPAHAGVYAYGAGGFPTQVYGDSNYFVDVTFQPTPAAPEPSTPSPEPSTPSTPSPEPSTPGPEPTGPAPEPTAPNPGPSAPAPDPRPTPTAGGVFGAEVAPSTPVDPDRRSVELGMRFVPKVDGAVTALRFYRTAANTGPHTGTLWSEGGTALATARFPDEGTGWQTAELDRPVAVAPGSMYVVSYVAAAGRYSADEHYFDVGIENAWFSVPPGAGVYAYGEGAYPTENFRNSNYYVDVRFAPTSAQPTPTSSPSPSGSPSPSPTSTATPQPTATPAPTLAPTPAPTSTPSPRPTAGTVLGLPTEAWWGGPAYYGQWSKATRAGWTDPSFFPIAVFFGKPSHASSLAAIGINTYMGAEHDGSPMSSITSKGISVLAQSEWTAAEVGDDPRVVGWHISDECDMGYSGCTEDWSRDNGEQGRLEVQRGYAASFRALNDGRFLQANFGNGVLGTWWAPTTMDDHVGLVDATSVDKYAYTSPHVGDLLRDSSFWPDGRDPASAGAYGWQQDRMESFMSPAASKPNWVFVETAKPFLTEDGARRITGDQIEGAVWNAIIHGAAGIAYFQHNNDPACGMYSLVECGEALRRSVADVNASVRAMAPVINSPSYAWSFGAGLETALKAHDGAAYILAMTDGGTGARSFTLPAGMTGTVEVVGEGRTLRIENGSFTDSFASEQDHHIYRVALR, encoded by the coding sequence ATGTTGCCCCCCACTGTCGAGGAGCACCCGCTCCGCACCGGCTCGCGCCTCGTGCTGGCCCTCCTGGTCGCGACGTGCGTGTGCCTCGCGACATCCCTCGCCCTCGTGAGTTCGGTCGTGCTCGCGCGGCTGTCCGGCGAGGCGGCTACGCCGCCCGTGGCCACGGCCGTCACGGTGTCGGTCTTCGGCGATGCTGCCGCCCCGCGCGACCCTGGGCCCTCGCCGTCGTTCACCGCGGCCCTCGCCGCCGCATCCGACGCGCCCGTCGGCGTCTTCTCGGACGATGTGGTGCCGGTGACGCCGGTCGACCCCGACCAGCGCTCGGTCGAGCTCGGCCTGCGCTTCGCGCCGAGGACCGACGGCACGGTGTCGGCCTTGCGGTTCTACCGCACCGCCGACAACACCGGCCCGCACGTCGGCACGCTGTGGGGGCCGGACGGAGAAGTGCTTGCCCGCGCCACGTTCGACGACACCGCGTCGCCCGACGGCTGGCAGACCGTGGCGCTCGAGCCTGCCGTGCCCGTGCACGCCGGCGTTCTCTACACGGCGTCGTATGTCGCGCCCAGCGGCCGCTACGCCGCCGACGAGTACTGGTTCACGCAGGCGACCGAGACCGCCGAACTGACGGTCCCCGCCCACGCGGGGGTCTATGCCTACGGTGCGGGCGGGTTCCCCACCCAGGTGTATGGCGACTCCAACTACTTCGTCGACGTGACCTTTCAACCGACGCCCGCCGCGCCCGAGCCGAGCACTCCGTCTCCCGAACCGTCCACGCCGAGCACTCCGTCGCCGGAACCTTCGACACCCGGCCCGGAGCCGACCGGCCCGGCGCCCGAGCCGACAGCGCCGAACCCCGGGCCGAGCGCTCCCGCGCCCGACCCCCGACCCACCCCGACGGCCGGCGGCGTGTTCGGCGCCGAGGTCGCGCCCTCGACGCCCGTCGATCCCGACCGCCGTTCGGTCGAGCTCGGCATGCGGTTCGTCCCGAAGGTCGATGGGGCCGTGACCGCGCTGCGGTTCTACCGGACGGCTGCCAACACCGGTCCGCACACCGGCACGCTGTGGAGCGAGGGCGGAACGGCCCTCGCGACCGCTCGGTTCCCCGACGAGGGCACCGGATGGCAGACGGCGGAGCTCGACCGGCCCGTCGCCGTCGCCCCGGGCAGCATGTACGTCGTCTCCTACGTCGCCGCCGCCGGCCGCTACAGCGCGGACGAGCACTACTTCGACGTCGGCATCGAGAACGCGTGGTTCTCCGTCCCGCCGGGCGCCGGCGTCTACGCATACGGCGAGGGCGCCTATCCGACGGAGAACTTCCGCAACTCGAACTACTACGTCGACGTGCGCTTCGCACCCACGTCGGCCCAGCCGACGCCCACCTCCAGCCCGTCGCCGAGCGGATCACCGTCGCCGTCGCCCACGTCGACCGCCACGCCGCAGCCGACCGCGACGCCGGCGCCGACACTCGCCCCCACCCCCGCCCCGACCTCGACGCCCAGCCCGCGCCCGACGGCCGGCACCGTACTCGGGCTTCCGACCGAGGCGTGGTGGGGCGGACCGGCGTACTACGGCCAGTGGTCGAAGGCGACGCGCGCGGGTTGGACCGATCCGTCGTTCTTCCCGATCGCCGTGTTCTTCGGCAAGCCCTCCCATGCCTCTTCGCTCGCAGCGATCGGCATCAACACCTACATGGGCGCCGAGCACGACGGTTCGCCGATGTCCTCGATCACATCGAAGGGAATCTCCGTCCTCGCCCAGAGCGAGTGGACGGCGGCCGAAGTCGGCGACGATCCACGCGTGGTCGGTTGGCATATCAGCGACGAGTGCGACATGGGCTACTCCGGCTGCACCGAGGACTGGTCGCGCGACAACGGCGAGCAGGGTCGCCTCGAGGTCCAGCGCGGCTACGCGGCTTCGTTCCGCGCCCTGAACGACGGGCGGTTCCTGCAGGCGAACTTCGGCAACGGGGTCCTCGGCACGTGGTGGGCCCCGACCACGATGGACGACCACGTCGGCCTCGTGGATGCCACGAGCGTCGACAAGTACGCGTACACGAGCCCGCACGTGGGTGACCTGCTGCGCGACTCGTCGTTCTGGCCGGACGGACGCGATCCCGCATCGGCGGGAGCGTACGGCTGGCAGCAAGACCGCATGGAGTCCTTCATGTCGCCGGCGGCGTCCAAGCCCAATTGGGTCTTCGTCGAGACGGCCAAGCCGTTCCTCACCGAAGACGGCGCGCGGCGGATCACGGGCGACCAGATCGAGGGTGCGGTGTGGAATGCGATCATCCACGGGGCCGCCGGCATCGCGTACTTCCAGCACAACAACGATCCCGCGTGCGGCATGTACTCGCTCGTCGAGTGCGGCGAGGCGCTGCGGCGCAGCGTGGCAGATGTGAACGCGTCAGTGCGTGCGATGGCGCCGGTGATCAACTCGCCGTCGTATGCGTGGAGTTTCGGAGCGGGCCTGGAGACCGCCCTCAAGGCGCACGACGGGGCTGCGTACATCCTCGCCATGACCGACGGAGGCACGGGCGCGCGCAGCTTCACGCTCCCGGCGGGCATGACCGGGACGGTGGAGGTGGTCGGCGAGGGCCGTACACTTCGGATCGAGAACGGTTCGTTCACCGATTCCTTCGCGTCGGAGCAGGACCACCACATCTATCGCGTCGCGCTGAGGTGA